A single region of the Nitrospinota bacterium genome encodes:
- a CDS encoding ion transporter, with product MFNRALLVFNVIAIFVFILDPIFHGDAIIRSVELVFGIVFLVEYLIRFWIAQNRLWFAFKPINLVDLVVVVSCFAPIFFGNFTFLRVVRALRVLRFYRLLEGINHEKSWVRVNEDVIFSFLNLFVFVFIMTDIVFVSQSGVNDSINNYLDALYFTLTTLTTTGFGDITLQGTNGRLLAVIIMVFGITLFVKLARDIIRPPKVYFKCPDCGLTRHDPDSTHCKHCGRLLNIETEGES from the coding sequence ATGTTTAATCGGGCCCTTCTTGTTTTCAATGTAATCGCTATTTTCGTTTTTATCCTGGATCCGATATTTCATGGCGATGCCATTATAAGGTCGGTCGAGCTTGTATTTGGTATTGTGTTCCTTGTCGAGTACCTCATACGCTTCTGGATAGCGCAGAATCGACTGTGGTTTGCTTTTAAGCCGATAAACCTAGTCGACCTTGTTGTGGTAGTTTCCTGTTTTGCGCCGATATTTTTCGGCAATTTCACATTTCTGCGAGTCGTACGCGCGCTTCGAGTACTTCGCTTTTACAGGCTTCTCGAAGGAATAAACCATGAGAAGAGCTGGGTTCGGGTTAACGAGGATGTCATCTTTTCCTTTCTAAATCTATTCGTATTCGTTTTTATCATGACCGATATTGTTTTCGTAAGCCAGAGCGGGGTCAACGATTCAATCAACAACTATCTCGACGCTTTGTATTTTACGCTTACTACACTGACGACAACGGGATTTGGAGATATCACTTTGCAGGGGACAAACGGCAGGCTTCTCGCAGTCATAATTATGGTTTTTGGAATTACGCTGTTCGTAAAGCTCGCCAGGGATATAATCAGGCCGCCAAAGGTATATTTCAAGTGCCCCGATTGTGGGCTTACGCGTCATGATCCTGATTCGACACACTGCAAGCATTGCGGTCGGCTATTGAATATCGAAACGGAAGGCGAAAGCTGA
- a CDS encoding ZIP family metal transporter: MNFYNYLIAIFFVTFAGGLIPLRFAKTKNFIAFAVYFAAGILIGTSLFSLLPESIEILGNMTGYSILAGFAIFYLPQKFMLTHPCEEEDCDFHSLGVMAFIGIAFHAFTDGIAIGSVSEIADLQVVVGAVMSHKIPASLALSLMLIASGISRGKIVLLMALFAFATPLGASITRLFLIDTGSNELVGHALGFSTGNFLAIAGSDVLRRLHQQQRSNLAVRLALLITGCFLPLLGSH; the protein is encoded by the coding sequence CTTATAGCCATCTTCTTTGTTACATTCGCGGGGGGGCTTATACCACTGCGCTTTGCGAAAACTAAAAATTTCATCGCATTTGCTGTATATTTCGCCGCGGGGATATTGATAGGAACCTCTCTCTTCTCGCTTCTTCCAGAATCGATAGAAATCCTTGGCAATATGACAGGCTATTCCATACTAGCGGGTTTCGCGATATTTTATCTTCCGCAAAAATTCATGCTCACGCACCCTTGCGAAGAGGAAGATTGCGATTTTCATTCCCTTGGTGTCATGGCCTTTATCGGAATAGCGTTTCATGCCTTTACTGATGGCATTGCAATCGGTTCTGTTTCAGAAATTGCCGATCTTCAAGTTGTCGTTGGAGCCGTTATGTCTCACAAGATACCGGCTTCGCTTGCCCTTTCCCTGATGCTCATCGCTTCAGGAATAAGCAGGGGGAAAATTGTTCTGCTGATGGCTCTTTTCGCCTTTGCAACCCCTCTAGGAGCGTCAATTACGAGACTCTTTTTAATCGACACTGGCAGCAACGAGCTGGTCGGGCACGCTCTTGGATTTTCGACCGGCAATTTCCTGGCCATCGCCGGAAGCGACGTGCTGCGAAGACTTCATCAGCAACAGAGATCAAACCTCGCTGTCAGGCTGGCGCTGTTGATCACCGGCTGTTTCCTTCCGCTTCTCGGCTCGCATTAG
- a CDS encoding cysteine hydrolase, producing MALITIDAQQDTLDGMPFEIPGTSAILPKIRRLLDLFRLGSKAIVHIVRIYKKDGSNADICRRGIIEKGERLLLEGSSGCELAQDLFAETTPLDAGLLMSGGIQKISKSEVVIYKPRWGAFFKTPLEEHLSDLGVSTLIFTGCNFPNCPRTSIYEASERDFRIVMVSDAVSGVYEKGLGEMRGIGVEVVETDLLVANLKREWGFS from the coding sequence GTGGCACTCATTACAATAGATGCGCAACAAGACACGCTCGATGGAATGCCGTTTGAGATTCCGGGCACCTCGGCGATTTTACCCAAAATAAGGCGACTGCTGGATCTCTTCAGGCTCGGATCAAAAGCGATAGTCCATATCGTTAGGATTTATAAAAAGGATGGGAGCAACGCCGATATTTGCCGTAGAGGCATAATAGAAAAGGGGGAGAGATTACTTTTGGAAGGTAGTTCCGGCTGCGAATTGGCGCAGGACCTTTTTGCAGAAACCACTCCACTTGATGCTGGTCTTCTGATGTCAGGCGGGATTCAAAAAATCTCAAAAAGCGAAGTCGTTATCTACAAACCGAGGTGGGGGGCTTTTTTTAAAACACCGCTTGAAGAACATCTCTCCGACCTGGGAGTGTCGACTCTAATATTTACCGGATGCAACTTTCCGAACTGTCCGCGAACATCCATTTACGAAGCGAGTGAACGCGATTTCAGGATAGTAATGGTTTCGGACGCTGTTTCCGGCGTGTATGAGAAGGGGCTAGGGGAAATGAGAGGAATAGGAGTTGAAGTCGTCGAGACTGATCTACTCGTGGCGAATTTGAAAAGAGAGTGGGGATTTAGCTGA